Part of the Desmodus rotundus isolate HL8 chromosome Y, HLdesRot8A.1, whole genome shotgun sequence genome, TTGAGAGTGAGGGCTTTTTCCTGGAGCTTCATGGGAAGTTTGCGATGGGATTTGAATTGTTTTCTGCACACCTGAAGGACCACGTTAGGGCTCCACAGGGCACGCTTTCAGGTCACAGCGGTGGTCTTTAAGTGCAAAGAACAAAGAGCCCACGCTGTCGCTGTCTCGCTGGATTCTCTTCTTCAGCACCCCCCACGTGACCTGGCCAAGCCCCCTACGATCCCCAGAGGTCATGGGTAGATTCCACTACCACTGCTACGAATCACAGCAAGTGTGAGTGACGGGTCCCAAGGGGCAATTTACCTCCTATTCAAAACGCCTTCCATTCcggggcggggttgggggagcATTTATAATTCACGCAAGGCTACAGTGCTTAATAACTACACAGACGGCTCCATTAAAAGACTGCAAGGCACGGTGGGAGATGAAATCCAAGATCACGGTCAACATGGGCCACCGTGACGTTCTGTTCACACTCTGAAGTAAGTGACAACCCACGTCACTTTGTTTGCAAAAGGACTTCGGGGGAGTCCCGGACCGTTCCCCGTGGACTGCCCGCCCTGGCAGCAGAGCCTTACCTCCAGACAGCATGCTCAGGGCCTCGTCAGAAGTATTCCCGTTCACATGCACCACCTTCCTGGGAGCGGGCCTGTCTCGGGGCACGCAGGAGCCCTCGTGCGTGGGGAAGGCCTGCTCGGTGGCAGAGGGTATCATGGGCTCCCACTGGACCTCCTTCTTGTGAGACCTCAGGTCCAGGCTGCAGCCGGTCCATCCGTAGAAGGCCAGAGACAAGAGAAAGCCCTGGGCAGGATTCAGCATGCTCTGGGAGGGGCACAGAAAGAGCAAGCGGTGAGGGCAGGCTGGCGGGGCTTACATCCCTGGGCGCGTGGGGAGTGGCAGGTGCCACCCAGGATGCCCACTGGCTGGCCTCACCTGGGCCAGCTGGTTTTGACTGAACAGAGGCTCGTGAGGCAACAAGCGGCTCCGGGAAGCATTCCTCAGTGGAATGTGGCGAGTACATGGGACATGAGCCAAAGGAAGCAAGACAGACTCCAGAGTGCAGCGCAGGGAGAGAGGCTCTGAATGCAGGTCTCACTTTCAAGTCCTGCGCATCAGACTTCCCCCAATTCTGAAGCACCGTGAATGTGCCTTCTGTGCAGGGCAACCTGCCTGTCTCCACGAACAACTCCTGCGTCTATTCTTTATCACAAATGCAACGTCATGGAAACACGGGGAGGGGGGGCCCACCCACCGTGTCTCCGCCTTATCGTCTCATGTGTTTCTGGCCAATATTTTTTTCATGCCTGTGTTACTACCTGGTTGTATTTAGCATacgtttttaaagattttatttattattttttttagagagaaggaaaagaagggagaaagagagggagagaaccatcgattGCCTGCCTCTCGCGCACACCTGGcctggagactgaacccacaacccaggtgtgtgccctgactgggaatcaaaccggcgacgctcaacccactgagcccccgCAGTCGGGGCTATTCGGTATCATTTTTATATCCTGCCTTTTTCGCCTAGTACCACAGCCTTCATAATTGTCATGCTTCACATCGGTGTAATATTCCAGCAAGACGAAAGATCAGAATTTTCCTCCTCATTCCCCTTGTTGGAATATTCAGGTCGTCTCTAATGCTTTGTGATTACGCATGATTTTACAAGGAGTGCCTTCACCGCCCTGGCTTCCTCACAGCCTGAAACATTCCTCCCGGATAGACTCCCTGAGGTCTGCCCCTGCCCGAAGAGCTCTGATACACTGGCCCACACGGGTCTCCCGGAGCTGTGCCCACCGAGTGTTGTTCCAGGAACCTATCCAACCCGTATGTTTTAATAACAAGACATCATACCTCTGAgtggggttgggttttttttccctcccgatttttttttttccaagaagaaaatttaaaactcaagaTCGACCTACCATAATAAACCATGTGGTCTTCGCTGCGTTTCTCACATATTTCAAGGAGGCTCCGTGGATGTCTTCTTGCATCTCAAGGTAGAATAAAAGGCTTTCGTTGATGATGTTCGACAGCCAACTGTTAGAAAGAACATGGCCCGCGGTTAAGAGAACAGGAAGCAGGATGTGTTTTACTGCAGGGGGGGCGGGCCAGAACAGCCCTGCGGGGGGAGCCAGCAGGGAGGAGGCATCAGAATTGGATGAAATATTTCTACGTGTGAGAGCtggaattttcctgcctatgtttttccctaggagttttatggtgtcgggaattatatttaagtcttttctccattttgagtttattctggcgTGTGGTGTAAGTTCATGGTGTGGTTTCCTTTTTTGGCATGCACgggtccaggtctcccaacaccagtGAATGAAGAGATTGTGTTTACTCCATTGTAAGCTCAGGCCCCCTTTGTCACACAGTAATGGCCCGTAAAGGCGTGGGCAGAATCTGACTAACAGATATAACTGCTTCTCTCGGACTCAAGCAGACACAGAGGAACCGTCTGTCAAACTGCCCAGAACTTGGCCTGCACTGGAAGGTGAATGTCACGTTTTGACAGAGGCCAAAGCAAACCCTAACTTCGCAGGTTATGTTTGCATTCTTTGGTGCTCTTGTGGGCAGACCCGTAAGGCCGCAAGGGCACTGGCGGTGTGTTTACGAGCTCATTTTCGCCTCTCCTAGGAGAATGTCCGAACGCCATCCTGTCAGAGAGTGGCAGCTAACGCTTTTCTGCTTCCCGTCTGTTCTGCGTGGACCACAGGTCTATTTTGCAGGCGTCCACCGGCAACACTGGGGCAGAATGGCTGTGGTGGGGAAGCTGAGGGGACGAAAATTGCTCTCTACCCTTCCGGCCTCAGCTAGGGGTCATCCCACAGAAGACGTGCCCTTACCCTTGTATCTTCCTAGATACAGGCATCCTGGGGTCAGGGCAGATGCAAGTGGGTGGATTTGGGAGGCGTGGCCAGGCCTGTACTTCCCTGTTAACCCTAGCAGGGGGTACGACATCAGAGGTGTACAGCTGGGGCTTTATAATCTAATTTCAGTAGATTTGACTCTGCGGAGATTCGCAGGCTGTGGGCTTGCCACCCCGTCTCATGGGCCCCTAGCACTGTTTCAAAGCTTTCTTTCCCAAAGACTGTTCCCTTTGGGACTTTCAGCTCACACGCAGAAAAGCAACACGGCCAGGGGCGTGCGTGTCCCTTCCCAGCGACAGTGAGGGAGAACGGAAGGAAGGTTACCGACCAAACTACGAAAACCAGCATCATCTTGAAAAACCGGGTCTCGATCCTGGCTGCCATACGTCGCTCCTTCTCCGTGTACACGCCTTGTCGCCCTTTCAGTAAGGAGGCCACTGtgaagagcagagcagaggggcaCAGGACGTCATTCCTGACACCACCGCAGTGACAGGGAGGCGAAGCAAGGTCCACGGGAGCCCAGGAGCAAAGCCGGGTGCACACGAAGCCGGGCAAGGCACCGAATTGTCTCCTCACAGCCGTTCTCTTAGACTCGAGGGAGGAgggacatttaaaacatttactttgaAACAAGTTTAGATTTACGTCAGATTTGCGCACGTGAGACaaaaagtctctcttcacttgGACTCGGCTTCCCCCGAAGTTCACATCTTACATGACTGCGGTCCCCTCCGTCACAAGGAAACGGACGTGGGTGCCGTGCTACTCGTTAAAGTCCGGATTGGTGTTTGCAGTTTACTAATTCAggagctttattcttttttaaagattttatgtatttacttttagaaagaggggagcaaactgagaaagagagggagagaaacattgatgtgcaagagatacattggatcggttgcctttcatgcgccccctactggggacctggcctgcaacccaggcatgtgccgtgactgggaatcgaactggcagcctttcggtttgcaggatggcaactcaatccactgagccacaccagccagggcagggaactttattttttaaaggtttatattttctattatacaAACGATGCATGCTggctattttaaaacattgaaagctTTACCACGTTTCCTTATAGACGAGTGGGAAAATATAAGACAGTGTTCAGAATGAATGACCCCTGCCCACCTAGCAACGACTGCTGTTAGCATCGTTGTgtatctctttcctttccctgtcATTTTCCTTTGCTTGATATAAGCGCGTCACTACTTTAGtgcaattttgtttaaaaaacgtGACATCTAATACACTATTTTTAAACGGAGAGATGAAGAGAGTGACAGAAACAGCGGGAATCAGTTCCTGTCCCCAGCGGTAGCATGCATCACAGGTGCTGAAGCTCGCCCGTCGTCGGCGCATCTGTCCGGGTCCTCACTCTGCACTGGAGAGATTCTGGCGCCTGGAGCGGGGCGGGGGCTGCAACGCAAGTCCCCCGACTCAGCCCAGACATATTTCTGGGGAGTTCTGCTGAGTTACAACATCGCCCTACCTGGTTCTTACCACCGCCTCCAACTCATATCCTGTGATTACTTCCTTTTCCTGCCGGGCGGAGAACAGACTGGAGGCCAAGTACACCCTGGGAGTACCCAGGCCCCTGACACCTGAGGCGGCTCTccatgccctcccccacccctgtcctctcctcctgctcctgtgTCGCCTGCACAGTGCTGCACAGCCTCTCCTGGGCCCCCCACGTCCCGCCACAGGCAGACCCAGGAGAAGCCGAGCTGGGACAGAGAAGTCCACAGGTGCTGGCCTTGAGCTCACACTGGCTATGAACTTGGGTAGCCCCTCCCTAAGCCGGAGTGCTCCCTTTCACGGGTGAAAGCAGCTCACATTCTCCAAGCGCATGCTGCTTCTGTCTCTGCGGGGCGATGCGTGGTCCTCAAGAGTCCCAGAAGGACAACGCGTGCCAGTATGTGAACCCAAGGCACGGCCGCCGCCGGGGCCGCGCTCCGGGAGAATGCTCACACTGCTTACCTGCCCTCACGGTCTTGCGGAACAGGATGGGGTTGGCCACTAGGACGAGCAGCAGTGGCAAGTACGTGGTGACGTAGTGCGGGATGGTGTGCTCCAGGCCCCTCTCACACCTGGAGGAGGAGAACCGGGTGATTCTGGAAGGTGTCCACTTCACCTGGGAGCCGAGGTGAGAGGATGAAAGCAAAAGGATGAAAGCGAAAGGCACACCTGCACATGTCTGCTGCTGGCTGCCAAGGGACACGTGAGTCATCGCTCACGGCCGTGAATGAGCAAGGCCTCCCAGAAGAGCAAGGCAGGCCCGTCTTGCTTGTGTTTTtctgtcggggggggggggggggacctctAGGGCTGCACTGTGGGGAAACACTACAATTCCCTGCTGGGAAacagcagagaaaggaaaagacccCTAGCATGGAAGACTCCCCCACAGGCTCTGTGCAAGGAAAAGACGCACAATTGAGGTAACACAAAGGTACTCAAAGAACGCATTCAGTTTTGAGCATCTGCTCTGCGCTGTACCTGCCTTGCCCGGCCGACCCATGAATGGAGGCGGGGGCTCTCCCTGAGGAACTGGGACCCCCAGCTTTGTATTTCAGTGGGCACGGGTCTCATGGTTAGGGAGAACATCGCCCCACTGGATCTTTGCAGGCAGAGGGACCTGGCTTTGCACAGATGGGTCAGGGGCGTCATCGGTCGCACACAGGTATGGCACCAAGGTGGGAGCTTGGCAGGTGAGAAGTGCAAAAACACAGAGGGAAAACggcaaagagggagagagaactgaaggCACACTGTGCGCCCAGCCAGCCACTTGCACCAAGCAGAAAGGTAGAGTCAGGGAAACGCAGGCAGGTGGCAGGTACTAGGGCTCAGCAGCACAGCCGGAAAGCACCGACTCCCATGGCCCAACAGGACTCCCATGGCCTGACTGTGGCCTGACCCGCTGGACAGGacaccccatccccccacccggGGAGGGTCCAAGTGAGCCGGCCGGTTGGCAGGCTGGCTTACCTGGACAGGGACGGGTAGTAAAGCATGAGCAGCCCCTCAGCGCACAGCAGGAcggccaggccccaggccaggaTGTGGTACAGCACCAGGATGCTAGGAGAGCAGCAGACGGGCCACCACTGAGAGAGCACACTCGGGTTGGTTGGCTCCCACCCACTCCTTGCTCCTGGGGGTCGGAGGGCGGCCAGAGAGCTGCCTTCTTTTGCCTCTGAGTTCTTGGTTTTTGAGGTGGAATTCATAGAACGCAGAACTAAGCATGGTAAAGTGGACGACCCAGTGAACGGCATTCAGTACGGGCGCCATGCGCTGTAACCTCAACCCAGCCCCAAACCATGGTCCACGCCCCACAGGACACCCTGGACACACGGAGCACTCGCCCCCCTTCCTCCcgtccccagcctctggcaaccccGAGCCCACTTTCTGTCTCCGTGCATTTCTTTGCCAGTTCTGACGTCTCATCTGAGTGAGCTCATACACCGTGTAgcctttgtgtctggctgctttttTGCTCAAATAAGCCTTTCAAGGGTGAGGGGGTCAGTGCCTCCTCAGTGCCTGGCTCGCCCTCAAAGCATGCTGCTCCTATCCCCGATCTCCCCGGGTCACCCCTGTACCTAACTAACACATGTGTCTGGAAGCCCGCTCCCAACCGACAAGGTCTCTGAAGGAATGGGTGTTGAGGATGTAGCCAGAGAGCAGGGAGCTTCCGTTGCTGCCTGCCACTCCCCAGCCACCCTGCAGAGGTCGCATTCTCCGGCAGTCTCTAGCCTTCATCTTCGtactcccaccctccccaccctgttcCCCCAAAGGAGTCGAGGCGGCCAGCCTGGTAGGTGAGGCCAGGAAGACGGAGGCGTTCGGCGCAGGAAGACCATCCCAAGTGTTCCAGTGCAGCCTTGCATCCGCCTCCCGTGGGCGaagggctgggggccaggctgcTGGCCAAGGGTGCAGCCCCAACCTCCTCAGGATTTTAACTCAGAAGGCCAGCCGTGTAGACATGGGGAGCGGTCAGGGATCAGCGAGAAAGGACACCCTTCTACAAGGAGACGGGagggaagagacacagagacgGCACTTGGGGCGTGAGCTTCACAAGGAAATGCTACAGCACGTTTTGCCTCCACATTATAACCAACTCTGGGGCTGCTTGGGGACGGCTGTGTCTCGGGTGTGGCGTGGCCAGAAGCCAGAGGCTTTGCATGCAACTCAGAAAAATGGGCGGCTTTCGGCCAGGGCTGAATTGCCACACAGAGCCCTCCGTCGCCCCATCCTAGACCTTGACCTCAGTCTGCACGGCATCCtcagcaggcagggagggagggagggagccaggggccaggccagtttgcattcattggttccactcactgatgcattcattggttgattcttgcatgtgccctgactggggatcaaactcacaaccttggcatatggggacgatgctctaacccctgagctacctggccagggctccagtgcctTCTGTTGTGACACCTGCGTATCCCAAGCATGGAACCAAAGTAGCAGTTTAAATGTTACCTTTTAATGACCTTTTTTAGGATTCGGAGTATAAGGAACGATTCTTCTAACAATCCCATGCCAAAGAAAATAGCGAAGGAATGGAAAACCCTAGCAGGGCACGCGGAGTTTAATCCCGCCGCCCCTGCCAAGCCTGGCGCCCTGCCCTGGAATTCCTCAGGGACCCCTCCCCGCCAGCTGCAGCCTCCTAATTGCCACCTGCAGGTGGACTCCGCCCCGCCCTTGCTCCTGCCCTTGGGAGGCATCGGCGAGTTTTGCATTTTGCATCCTTGGATATTTGCCTCCTGCGGGATGGGCAAGCCCTTGGGAGCCACCCTTGGCACCTCCCCAGCGTTCTGCCTCCTCACACTGAGCTTCCAGGTGGGTTCTAAACGCTTCTGGCAGAGAAGAGGGCTTCTCCGGGCTCAGCCTGTCGTCCACATCCAGACAGCGCCAGGCTGCCCTGTCAGACCCCAGTCCCCCAGGGGCGGGGTtgaggctgtgcccctgcctaTGATAACAGCAGGAAGCAGACACCTCTTCCAGCTTCCTCTTGGTGCTCAGAGGCTCCTCTGGTCTCCACATGTGGTGGTCTGTAGCTCTCAGTGTGTCAGAGCTCTGATCCCTCCCAAACGGGGTGAGGGGGCcaccagacaaagacacacacTCTCACTGGGCTTCAGGGAAAAGGACTTTTTCCCTGAAGCTGCTAGCTGCCCACCCACAAacattctcccttcttctcttagTAGTAGAACCTGGATGGCATGCACAGCAGCAGCATGCTTGGCTAACCAACTGTTCTCGCCTTCTCTGGTAGCTAAGTGTGGCCATGACACTAAGTTCTGGTGAATAATGTAAAAGTGGAAGGGTGTGAAGCTCCCAGGGAGGCTGCTTAAAGGGAGGTCCCTTTTGCATTGCTCGCATCTCCCTTCTTGTTGCCTGGAATGCAGATGTGAAGGCTGGAGCTTCAGCAGCTATTTTGGGCCATGACACCTTGAGGATGGAAGTCACATAATAGGATGGTGGAGCAGGAAAATAGAAGGAGCTTGGGTCCCTGATGTCCATCATGAGGCCTGGACTGCTTAACTCTGGCCTCTTTTAACACGATAGAGACATTCCTATCTTCTTTAAGTCATGACTAGTTTATGTAGCACAAACTAATCACCTGGTTAGTTTGATTGAAACACCTGGTTGGCTACCTTTAACTACATTCCCTAGAGAATCTTTACAAGCAGAGATAGGCAGGTTCTACACAGATATGTAACAGCTTGGGGATTAAAGTAAAAAGGTAGGAAGAACAAGCACAAAAACGAAGTAAGCCTTGAACTTCAGACCAGTGAGGCCATGTTAATGATGTCATATACATATGGAAGAACAGATATTTCAGAGCAGGGACCTACTAAGACTGCCCAGTGTGGTCTATAGCCTGACCATACCCGTACTTGATTACTGTATTGATCTTAAAAGTGAATTCATTCGACAAACTGTGCTCAGATGGGAATCTACATAAAAAAGCATAGAGGTAAATTTTTCCTcaccaacacacaaaaatcaattcagaTCGCAGACCTCATTCACAGATGCTCAGCGTCATTAGCCATCAAAACCACACGGAGAAACACCAGGATGGCTAAAAAGAGTCACAACCAAACAAATACCCAGAAAATGACAAGCGCTGTTAGCACAGGTGTGGAGAAAGTGGGACCTGcattcattgctggtgagaatgcaaaatggtgcagctgttTGGAAAGCAGCTTGGCAACATGTTATAAGGTGATACATAGTTACTgtgtgacccaggaattccactcctCACTGTACACCCCTGAGTCTACGATGAACAGATGTTTGTGGCAGCATTATTCCTAATAGCCAACAATGGAAACatcctaaatgcccatcagctgaTAAATGGAGAAAATGCCATAACCCTTcggtggaatattattcagcaatgaaCAGGAATGAAGTGCTGACATGTGCTACACCATGGGTAAACCTCAGAAACCTGACACTAAGTGTAAGAAGCTGGATTCTGTTTATAGGCaatgtccagaagaggcaaacCTAGAGATAGAGAGCAGATTAGTAGTGTGAGGAGCGGGGCAGAATGGGGAGGGATGGTCACACAATTCTGCGCATACAGGAAAACGCAATGGATCTTACACATTTAAATGGGTGGTCTTTtacaaagctgttttttaaaaaggcaaacagAGCCCATCCAAGGGCATTGAAGTGGACCATGAACTTGGTGAGGGCCCAAAGCATGCCGGACCTGCAGCCAGGCTCCGGACACTGGCCTGCGCCACCCTCCTGCTCCTGTTTGCCGTTTAGGCTGTGTACGATTGTGTCTCCTCATCCCTTGTGCGCCCCAGCCACGGTCTCGGCTACCGGCTGCCCAGAGCCTGCTGCGTGCCAGGTGCCCAGTTCTTGACCAGTGGCCCCCAATCACCACGTTCTGTCCACAGCACCCTTGTGAGGTGGGTGGGGTTTCACCGCAGAGAGCCGCGCAGCCCAGGGAGTACAAGAATCGGCAGCAGGCAGGGTGCAGGGCCTCAAGCCACCGGCAGGGCGGCGCTACCCCCTGGGAGGCCCCGCCCCAGGCAGCTTCTGCACCCCGGCATTCTCTGGTCCGTACTGGGCGTAAAGACTCTTTGCCTTGAACCTTCAGAGTCCATGAGGATTTTGCTATCCTCATGCcaattctttttcagtatttgtCCAGTTCCAAACATGTCGTGTACTGACTCCCGTGTCTTCAGGGTTTTAAGAGACGCACTATTTGGATTCGGCCTTTTCTAAACAGCAGCGGCCGCGCTTGGGTCAGGGGCCCGCGGACAGGGTCTGAGGGTGTTCGGGGGCCCACAGCGCAGggcgccagccagggcagcaggcccGGCTGGTGCGTGCTCACCTGAGCCCTGACGACCTCCGGATCACCAGGTAAGCGTCCACGGCGTAGCAGAACAGCCACCAGAAGCAGGCGCTGTACAGCACCTGGATCCACACCTGTGGGGACGGACAGCAGCATCCGAGCTGCAGGAACTGGGCCGCAGGTTGTCCCGATGCCAACGTGTGAGATGGGCTGGGGGTGGCCCTCCCTCAGATGTCAGGGGGCCGCGGGCGGCAGCCTCGCACCCACGTGGGCAGTGCGCAAAGTGGGGCTGCGCGTGGCCGCGACAGGCGCGTGCGTCCATCCCGACGGCCCAGGCTCAGCCGACTGCACTAGCAAACCCCGCCCTGGGGTGCAAGGCAGCGGCAGAGCAAGGCGTCAGGGGGGCGGTTCAAGTGGCACGGGCTCGTTTGCCGAGAATGAAGGCGTGTGAGCGAGAAGGACTCGGAAAGGCCCTGGCAGGGGAACTGGCAGGCAGGGGGCCTAGGTTTCAAGCACGCGAGGGGCACGTGCGTCCAGGTCTGGCCTGACGCACACACTCCGCGGGGGTGTTCACGCAGCAACAGACCCAATAagtcaatacttttttttttttttgccaactgCTTCTCATGGTGGCTGTATCTAAGGAAGGACtgaagggggggcgggggagggggaaccTCAGTGtgttcccaggccccctccccagggTTCCCGATCCTCAGCTCTGCAGAGAGAGCTCAGTCTCGGATTTGCGTTTCTGACGAACCCCAGTGCTTCGGTTGTGGTTGGTGGTTGTGATGCGCAGGGGGCGGTCCCTCTTGGAGGAGCCCACCAGGCGCACAGGGAGGGGGACAGGTAAACCAAGGTAGGGCTCACTCACCGCACTCCCCACGCAGAAGGCGTCTGGCCAAAGGTCTGTCccgttttcattttctttggagatgTTCTCCACGAAATCAGGGAATCCTAACCACACGGCAGACCGCACGACGATACCTGAGCGAGAATGCAACGCCAAGAGTTCCTTTGTATATGGTCCTACTTCACATCTAAAGCTCACTTGTTACTTggtaaaaaaaatgatacatgGATGCATGGATACATTGATTAATGACCTGATTGGCTGATTagtagagagacagaaagatcggagggagaaagggagaaaagcaacaCACTTGTTGTCTGTGCACAGAAAGAGACAAATGAGACCGAGTTACTCAGAAAATAACCGCAGTTCAGGCAAAGCGACGCCCGGCGCTGGCACTTCCAGTAAAGCCATCATTAGGCATCACCGTGCCCCAATATCGTGTGTGCTTGGCATTAAGAAGTGATTATGGAAATAACAATCAGTACTTCTCAGCTACATTTTTAATGTCCATGTTGGctcagtttttttaatcctcactgagggTGTGTTCATTGATTtccgagagagagacagaggtggggaggggagagcaagagaaacatcagtgtgagggacAAACGTTGCTCTCTGACGGCtgattgaacctgcagcccaagTAAaggctctgaccgggaatcaaacccacagccttttggtgtacggcaTGATGCCCCCACCgagtcacccggccagggccatatTCACTCATATCCATTCAAAAAAGAATGGTCGAAAAAGCACACTTTTGAAGTTGAAAAAGACACTTGATTCATTCTTTGAACAAATACATTTAAGATTTTCACCAATTAGCTGTTGCAAATTTCCTTCTGGCACTTATTACTTGCGAGGTTTTTTTCCTAACAGACCCAGATATCTAATTCTCCTCAAAACACTGTACACCCTTAAAGTATAGAACGAGGTTCTTGGTTAAGTAACACAACACTTGTGTTTAAGCATACACTACCTACTATACTTTGTGTTAAAGTATACACTAGgtacaatatttgttttaaagtatacaCTAGGTACAATACTTTGTGCTAAAGTATACAGTGGGTACAGAACTTTGTGTTAAATCCTACACTGGCTACAATACTTTGTGTTAAATCATACACTAGCTACGATACTTTGTATTAAATGCTACTCTAGCTACAATGCTTTGTGTTAAGGCATGCACTAGCCACAATGCTTGTCTTAAAGCCTACAGTAGATACAACACTTGGTTCAAGCGTACACGGGTTACAATACCCGGTTTTAGGCATGCACTAGGTAAGAGTCTGCTGAAGGGGACCTGTCGCACAGCCCAAAGCTGTACACCATGGACTAGTGAACACAAGTAGACTGTGTGATACACTAGTGCACATATACCGTGTCATGCACTAAATACAGGCTACGGGACACACCACTAAACGTGAACTACACAACTACAAACACCACAGGACGATGGATCTTCTTGTTGTCAACGCACTGTTACCAAAAACAATGCTTTACTT contains:
- the LOC112313308 gene encoding G-protein coupled receptor 143, whose amino-acid sequence is MASPRLGTFCCPTRDAATQLVLSFQPRAFHALCLGSGALRLVFGLLQLLPGRRRAGSGPPSASPPASARAPASTRILRVAAACDVLGCLGIVVRSAVWLGFPDFVENISKENENGTDLWPDAFCVGSAVWIQVLYSACFWWLFCYAVDAYLVIRRSSGLSILVLYHILAWGLAVLLCAEGLLMLYYPSLSRCERGLEHTIPHYVTTYLPLLLVLVANPILFRKTVRAVASLLKGRQGVYTEKERRMAARIETRFFKMMLVFVVCWLSNIINESLLFYLEMQEDIHGASLKYVRNAAKTTWFIMSMLNPAQGFLLSLAFYGWTGCSLDLRSHKKEVQWEPMIPSATEQAFPTHEGSCVPRDRPAPRKVVHVNGNTSDEALSMLSGGSEASTVEIHIASRSRNVNEAESVPKIQGDL